A single region of the Desulfobacterales bacterium genome encodes:
- a CDS encoding TRAP transporter large permease gives MDVGIIFIAFMIGLGLLLIGIPIGVVMVLMGTIGGVIVYGPPFIGSIGSVVWGVQNENILTAVPLFILMGELLLRTGVADGMYKGLSVWFRRLPGGLIHTNIGCSALFAATTGSSVACAATIGNVALPELDKRGYSKRQALGSLAAGGTLGILIPPSIALLIYGGLTNNSISKLFVAGVIPGILLTLSFMLYILIINIKDKSFRNEPAPTWRERMASLPLLIPPLVIFLVVMGSIYFGIATPTESAALGIMTALLFAIRRRKLTLKVLHSCFVRSAQLTGMILLIIVGAFILNLLLSLVGVAQVMTKWVISMNLSLNNLLLILIVFYLILGCFLDVLSIQVATIPIAYPIVTAVGGDPIWFGIFIVLMSEIGMITPPVGMNLFVIQGVRRDGGDLADTIWGAVPFVFIMMAFTLLLIVFPEIVLWLPSKM, from the coding sequence ATGGATGTCGGGATTATTTTTATAGCCTTTATGATTGGATTAGGACTGCTCCTGATCGGTATTCCCATTGGCGTTGTGATGGTCCTTATGGGCACCATCGGTGGGGTGATCGTTTATGGTCCTCCTTTTATTGGTTCAATCGGTAGTGTCGTCTGGGGAGTTCAGAACGAAAACATTCTAACAGCCGTTCCGTTATTTATTTTGATGGGCGAATTGCTCTTGCGGACCGGAGTTGCAGACGGAATGTATAAAGGCCTGTCCGTTTGGTTCAGGAGGCTTCCAGGCGGCCTGATTCATACCAACATCGGCTGCTCCGCGCTTTTTGCAGCAACCACCGGCTCATCGGTGGCGTGCGCGGCAACCATTGGCAATGTGGCCCTTCCGGAACTTGATAAACGGGGTTATTCCAAGCGTCAGGCCCTTGGTTCACTGGCTGCGGGTGGTACGTTGGGCATCTTGATCCCCCCCAGCATTGCGTTGTTGATCTATGGCGGCCTTACCAACAACTCCATCAGCAAGCTGTTTGTGGCGGGCGTCATTCCAGGAATATTGCTGACCTTATCTTTTATGCTTTACATACTGATTATCAATATCAAAGATAAATCCTTTCGGAATGAGCCTGCTCCTACCTGGCGTGAGCGAATGGCTTCTTTACCGTTGCTGATTCCACCGCTCGTCATTTTTTTGGTTGTCATGGGAAGTATTTATTTCGGAATTGCAACCCCCACAGAATCTGCAGCCCTGGGCATTATGACGGCACTGTTATTTGCCATAAGAAGGCGAAAACTGACGCTGAAAGTTTTACACTCCTGTTTTGTGCGGTCGGCCCAATTAACCGGTATGATTTTGCTGATCATCGTGGGTGCGTTTATCTTAAATCTGCTGCTCAGTCTTGTCGGCGTCGCCCAGGTCATGACGAAATGGGTTATTTCGATGAACCTTTCGTTAAATAATCTTCTGTTGATACTGATTGTTTTCTATCTGATCCTGGGTTGCTTTTTAGATGTGTTGTCCATCCAGGTTGCCACCATTCCCATTGCTTATCCCATTGTTACGGCGGTGGGGGGTGATCCCATCTGGTTTGGTATTTTTATTGTCTTGATGAGCGAAATCGGCATGATCACGCCGCCGGTTGGAATGAATCTTTTTGTCATCCAGGGTGTCCGGCGGGATGGCGGGGATTTGGCTGATACCATTTGGGGCGCCGTTCCCTTTGTATTTATCATGATGGCTTTTACATTGCTGTTGATCGTATTTCCAGAAATTGTTTTATGGCTGCCGAGTAAAATGTAA